A region from the Myxococcaceae bacterium JPH2 genome encodes:
- a CDS encoding long-chain fatty acid--CoA ligase: MRAESQVAAVTAASGSQEQNLVQLLIQRAQNASKAGLTHKVDGRWQDVTFGQVLDEVKIVSAGLVAQGIKPGDRVAIFANTSLKWIVWDLAISAAQAITVPIYSSNTPDECRYIINHSETVLLFVDSDEKDAKQAGRLSRIRQRLSECPSLRHIVVQDGQVAAGGVEMQLADLMKQGQAEHEAHPTAFDERVAKVGADDTNCIIYTSGTTGDPKGVILTHGTWAYQAQATQSMGLMVPGDSVMLFLPLAHVFAQVAKAAWLSMGYRLIIAESVDKLLSNLVETRPTVLPSVPRVFEKVYNNVVANAASAPGMKGRLARWAFGLFDEYADARMQGREYNSLGFMLAKRLVFSKVRATLDEKLGGNMRVFISGGAPLSNKIAYFFDLLGFKVLEGYGLTETAAPCNANRAEKVKIGTVGPPIPGTEVKIAPDGEILVRGPCVMKGYYKNPQATAEALEPDGWYHTGDIGELDADNYLRITDRKKDIIVTAGGKNVAPQNIENTLKTFPLISQAMVYGDKRPFLVSLITVAEEPARKLLQDKGLPVGSYAENARRPEIKVAVEEIIKKVNADSPPYATIKKIAVMEADFTQESGELTPTMKVKRKVCSQKYKSTIDALYEGGKSND; encoded by the coding sequence GTGAGGGCAGAGAGTCAGGTCGCAGCGGTGACTGCCGCTTCCGGGTCGCAGGAGCAGAACCTTGTTCAACTGCTCATCCAGCGCGCCCAGAATGCCTCCAAGGCGGGGCTCACCCACAAGGTGGATGGGCGTTGGCAGGATGTGACGTTCGGGCAGGTGTTGGACGAAGTGAAGATCGTGTCGGCGGGACTCGTCGCCCAGGGCATCAAGCCGGGCGATCGCGTGGCCATCTTCGCCAACACCAGCCTCAAGTGGATCGTCTGGGACCTGGCCATCAGCGCGGCGCAGGCCATCACCGTCCCCATCTATTCGTCCAACACGCCGGACGAGTGTCGCTACATCATCAACCACTCGGAGACGGTGCTCCTCTTCGTCGACTCCGACGAGAAGGACGCGAAGCAGGCCGGGCGCCTTTCGCGCATCCGCCAGCGGCTGTCCGAGTGTCCCTCGCTGCGTCACATCGTCGTGCAGGATGGCCAGGTGGCGGCCGGCGGCGTGGAGATGCAGCTCGCGGACCTGATGAAGCAGGGGCAGGCCGAGCACGAGGCCCATCCCACCGCGTTCGACGAGCGCGTGGCCAAGGTGGGCGCAGACGATACCAACTGCATCATCTACACCTCGGGCACCACGGGTGACCCCAAGGGCGTCATCCTCACCCACGGCACCTGGGCGTACCAGGCGCAGGCCACCCAGTCGATGGGACTGATGGTGCCCGGCGACTCGGTGATGCTCTTCCTCCCCCTGGCGCACGTGTTCGCGCAGGTGGCGAAGGCCGCGTGGCTGAGCATGGGCTACCGGCTCATCATCGCGGAGTCGGTGGACAAGCTGCTGTCCAACCTGGTGGAGACGCGGCCCACGGTGCTGCCGTCCGTGCCGCGCGTCTTCGAGAAGGTCTACAACAACGTGGTGGCCAACGCCGCCTCGGCGCCGGGCATGAAGGGCCGGCTGGCCCGCTGGGCCTTCGGCCTCTTCGATGAGTACGCCGACGCGCGCATGCAGGGGCGGGAGTACAACTCGCTCGGCTTCATGCTCGCCAAGCGCCTGGTGTTCTCCAAGGTGCGCGCCACCCTGGACGAGAAGCTGGGTGGCAACATGCGCGTCTTCATCTCCGGCGGCGCGCCGCTGTCGAACAAGATCGCCTACTTCTTCGATCTGCTCGGCTTCAAGGTGCTGGAGGGCTACGGCCTGACGGAGACCGCCGCGCCGTGCAACGCCAACCGGGCGGAGAAGGTGAAGATCGGCACGGTCGGTCCTCCCATCCCGGGGACCGAGGTGAAGATCGCTCCGGACGGTGAGATCCTGGTGCGTGGCCCCTGCGTCATGAAGGGCTACTACAAGAACCCGCAGGCCACCGCCGAGGCGCTGGAGCCGGACGGCTGGTACCACACGGGCGACATCGGTGAGCTGGACGCGGACAACTACCTGCGCATCACCGACCGCAAGAAGGACATCATCGTCACGGCGGGCGGCAAGAACGTGGCGCCGCAGAACATCGAGAACACGCTCAAGACGTTCCCGCTCATCAGCCAGGCCATGGTGTACGGCGACAAGCGGCCGTTCCTCGTGTCCCTCATCACCGTGGCGGAGGAGCCGGCGCGCAAGCTGCTCCAGGACAAGGGCCTGCCCGTGGGCTCCTACGCGGAGAACGCGCGCCGCCCGGAGATCAAGGTCGCGGTCGAGGAGATCATCAAGAAGGTGAACGCGGACTCGCCTCCGTACGCCACCATCAAGAAGATCGCCGTCATGGAGGCGGACTTCACCCAGGAGTCCGGTGAGCTGACGCCGACGATGAAGGTGAAGCGCAAGGTGTGCAGCCAGAAGTACAAGTCGACCATCGACGCCCTGTACGAGGGCGGCAAGTCCAACGACTAG
- a CDS encoding SCP2 sterol-binding domain-containing protein — translation MTSKDILETDIPNVLKQKPELAKDINAVIHFTISGDGGGTWTLDLTKAEGWVTSGAEGTPKMTVSCSNDDFVKIRQKQLNPQMAAMQGKLKFKPMDMGLAMKLGKLLA, via the coding sequence GTGACCTCGAAGGACATTCTCGAGACCGATATCCCCAACGTTCTCAAGCAGAAGCCGGAGCTTGCGAAGGACATCAACGCGGTCATCCACTTCACCATCTCCGGCGACGGCGGTGGCACCTGGACGCTGGACCTCACGAAGGCGGAGGGCTGGGTCACGTCGGGCGCCGAAGGCACCCCGAAGATGACCGTCAGCTGCAGCAACGACGACTTCGTGAAGATCCGCCAGAAGCAGCTCAACCCCCAGATGGCGGCCATGCAGGGCAAGCTGAAGTTCAAGCCCATGGACATGGGCCTCGCCATGAAGCTGGGAAAGCTGCTGGCCTGA
- a CDS encoding nitrite reductase (NAD(P)H) small subunit → MNGQAGGQFIPVARLSDLDARGRAVVRVGDAFVALVRVGEQVFALADTCPHRGGPLSQGDVAGHLLHCPLHAWPFDLRTGVCPERSGVRVRIYEVAMRGDEILVDASGSFPAV, encoded by the coding sequence ATGAACGGACAAGCGGGCGGGCAGTTCATTCCAGTGGCGCGACTCTCGGACCTGGATGCGCGAGGCCGCGCGGTGGTGCGCGTGGGTGACGCATTTGTTGCGCTCGTGCGGGTGGGCGAGCAGGTGTTCGCGCTCGCGGACACCTGTCCTCACCGAGGGGGCCCGCTGTCCCAGGGGGACGTCGCGGGGCACCTGCTTCATTGCCCGCTGCATGCCTGGCCGTTCGACCTGCGGACGGGGGTCTGCCCCGAGCGCTCAGGCGTTCGTGTTCGCATCTATGAAGTGGCGATGCGAGGCGACGAGATCCTCGTGGACGCTTCGGGTAGCTTCCCCGCCGTCTGA
- a CDS encoding FAD-binding protein yields the protein MTERAHFTRVEPARVARLLEDLARVLAPGQVRQDVETLAAYGRDESDSGEFLPDAVVFPEDTAQVSAVFKQCQAHGVPFTPCGARSGKSGGSLPLRGGLAVSLERMNRIRAISVEDLTAVVEPGVITGDLMRAVEERGLFYPPDPNSWEFCTMGGNVAENAGGPRALKYGVTRDYIIGLTWVTPEGEVLQVGRRTIKGVAGYDLVGLFVGSEGTLGVATEIILQLIPLPRRVMTALIVFPSVLSAARAVSAVLAAGILPRCLELIDDVAIAAIVHRGSFAFPPGAGAALIVEVDGNSQEGVLAELSHLGDICDRQGATQSLVAQDDSQREKLWAARRVISPALRALKPAKISEDIVVPRSRIPEIIERLKAMGAELGLTVATYGHAGDGNLHANILYDGPAQRSLVEEALRRMLLMTVELGGTITGEHGVGHAKREYLALEQSAALLDLQRRLKAFFDPSGLLNPEKMFPAPKRS from the coding sequence ATGACGGAGCGCGCGCACTTCACTCGCGTGGAGCCTGCGCGCGTGGCGAGGCTCCTGGAGGACCTCGCGCGGGTGCTCGCGCCCGGGCAGGTGCGCCAGGATGTGGAGACGCTCGCGGCTTATGGCCGTGACGAGTCGGACAGCGGGGAGTTCCTCCCGGACGCCGTCGTCTTTCCGGAGGACACCGCGCAGGTCTCCGCTGTGTTCAAGCAGTGCCAGGCGCACGGCGTGCCCTTCACTCCGTGCGGCGCGCGCAGTGGCAAGAGCGGGGGCTCGCTGCCCCTGCGAGGTGGGCTGGCCGTCAGCTTGGAGCGGATGAACCGCATCCGCGCCATCTCGGTGGAGGACCTGACCGCGGTGGTCGAGCCCGGGGTCATCACCGGGGACCTGATGCGCGCGGTGGAGGAGCGAGGCCTCTTCTATCCACCGGATCCCAACTCGTGGGAGTTCTGCACGATGGGGGGCAACGTCGCGGAGAACGCAGGCGGCCCTCGCGCGCTCAAGTACGGCGTCACGCGCGACTACATCATCGGACTCACCTGGGTTACGCCGGAGGGCGAGGTCCTTCAGGTGGGGCGCCGCACCATCAAGGGCGTGGCGGGATATGACCTCGTGGGCCTCTTCGTGGGCTCGGAGGGCACGCTCGGCGTCGCCACCGAGATCATCCTCCAGCTCATCCCGCTGCCCCGGCGGGTGATGACGGCGCTCATCGTCTTCCCCTCGGTGCTGAGTGCCGCGCGCGCCGTGTCCGCGGTGCTGGCTGCCGGCATCCTGCCCCGCTGCCTGGAACTCATCGATGATGTGGCCATCGCCGCCATCGTCCACCGCGGGAGCTTCGCGTTTCCTCCGGGCGCGGGCGCCGCGCTCATCGTCGAGGTGGACGGCAACTCGCAGGAGGGCGTCCTCGCCGAGCTGTCCCATTTGGGGGACATCTGCGATCGCCAGGGGGCCACACAGTCACTCGTGGCCCAGGACGACTCGCAGCGAGAGAAGCTGTGGGCCGCGCGCCGGGTCATCTCTCCCGCCCTTCGAGCGCTCAAGCCCGCGAAGATCTCCGAGGACATCGTCGTCCCACGTTCGCGAATCCCGGAGATCATCGAGCGCCTGAAGGCCATGGGCGCCGAGCTGGGCCTCACTGTCGCCACCTACGGCCACGCGGGCGACGGCAACCTCCACGCGAACATCCTTTACGACGGCCCCGCTCAACGTTCGTTGGTGGAAGAAGCGTTGCGCCGCATGTTGTTGATGACGGTGGAGCTGGGTGGAACGATCACCGGCGAGCACGGTGTAGGCCACGCCAAGCGGGAATATCTGGCGCTGGAGCAGTCCGCGGCGTTGCTGGATCTGCAGCGACGGCTCAAGGCCTTCTTTGACCCATCAGGCCTGCTCAACCCGGAGAAAATGTTCCCCGCGCCCAAGCGTTCCTAG
- a CDS encoding CoA transferase — MSSLPLAGLRVLDLSRLLPGPYATLVLADLGALVDKVEDPEGGDGTRHMPPQRDGEGALFYGLHRNKRSLTLNLKTPEGRGALLRLVEHYDVLVESFRPGVMEKLGLGEATLRARNPRLIVCSISGYGQTGPDRLKAGHDLNYVARAGLLGYGGAADGAPAFPGVQMADIGGGSLFALVGILAALHERARTGVGRFVDVSMADGALAFLHLHLAARLFVGSEGAPLARGREPLNGGYPCYGLYRTADDRWLAVGALEPKFFAALLARLGRPELLEDAYVPGEASARVRAELEHLFASQPLATWQERLAGSDFCVEPVAEGDDVLSDAQLRSRGLFVEGEDSRLGRKVTHLLTPLRMGDTPLRQPPALGEHTRTILGEAGFTAEEISRLGA; from the coding sequence ATGTCGTCGTTGCCGCTCGCTGGTCTGCGTGTGCTGGACCTGTCGCGCCTGTTGCCTGGGCCCTATGCCACCTTGGTGCTCGCGGACCTGGGCGCGCTCGTGGACAAGGTCGAGGACCCCGAAGGCGGAGATGGCACGCGGCACATGCCGCCCCAGCGCGATGGCGAGGGCGCGCTCTTCTACGGCCTGCATCGCAACAAGCGCTCACTCACGCTCAACCTGAAGACGCCCGAAGGCCGCGGCGCGCTCCTGCGCCTGGTGGAGCACTACGACGTCCTGGTGGAGAGCTTCCGTCCCGGGGTGATGGAGAAGCTCGGGCTGGGCGAAGCCACGCTGCGCGCGCGCAACCCGCGGCTCATCGTCTGCTCCATCTCGGGGTACGGGCAGACGGGGCCGGATCGCCTCAAGGCCGGGCATGACTTGAACTACGTGGCGCGCGCGGGCCTGCTGGGCTACGGCGGCGCCGCGGATGGCGCGCCCGCGTTCCCCGGCGTGCAGATGGCGGACATCGGTGGCGGCAGCCTCTTCGCGCTGGTGGGCATCCTCGCGGCGCTGCATGAACGCGCGCGCACGGGCGTGGGGCGCTTCGTCGACGTGTCCATGGCGGACGGCGCGCTCGCCTTCCTGCACCTGCATCTGGCCGCGCGCCTGTTTGTCGGATCCGAGGGCGCGCCGCTCGCTCGCGGCCGCGAGCCGCTCAACGGGGGCTACCCCTGCTACGGCCTGTACCGCACCGCGGATGACCGCTGGCTCGCCGTGGGCGCGCTCGAGCCCAAGTTCTTCGCCGCGTTGCTCGCGCGCCTGGGTCGCCCTGAGCTGCTCGAGGACGCCTACGTGCCAGGTGAAGCCTCCGCGCGCGTGCGGGCCGAGCTGGAGCACCTCTTCGCCAGCCAACCGCTCGCGACCTGGCAGGAGCGACTGGCGGGCTCGGACTTCTGCGTGGAGCCCGTCGCCGAGGGCGATGACGTTCTCTCGGACGCTCAGTTGCGCTCACGCGGACTATTCGTGGAAGGCGAGGACTCTCGTCTCGGGCGGAAGGTGACGCACTTGCTGACGCCCCTGCGGATGGGCGATACGCCGCTGCGTCAGCCGCCCGCTTTGGGAGAGCACACGCGCACGATTCTGGGTGAGGCGGGTTTCACCGCCGAGGAAATCTCCCGCCTGGGTGCGTAA
- a CDS encoding HAMP domain-containing histidine kinase → MAAEGGSDAPGLVLLPRRGAPRLLGRALLDHLGLEMLPPDVGSLSQLLEAAGFRPRPGNTRLWEREGRVVLAGEEWLEDDAAWLGWTVLPPWNEDRVDRQVRYLGMASHDLRGSLANIRSYAALLLNGRVPLEPKAQRGLETILRNADRALAFSQDFFDASRADLGSLACEREHQALLPVLEAAVARARPATEGAHVSLGLDAPLPLPEVEMDAGRIQHAVEAYVHHHLLHAQPGERIRVSALPAGSRVRVAVRRDGVALPEQDAAAIFLREERAFRERKLEDPLRVHLARQEIEAHGGTVGVETDAQGSTLYFTLPVEAPLQPGPPATIQA, encoded by the coding sequence ATGGCGGCGGAGGGCGGCTCGGACGCCCCGGGGCTCGTGTTGCTGCCTCGGCGGGGAGCCCCCCGACTGCTCGGTCGCGCCCTGCTGGATCACCTGGGGCTGGAGATGCTTCCGCCCGACGTGGGCTCGCTGTCGCAGCTGCTGGAGGCCGCCGGCTTCCGTCCGCGCCCCGGCAACACGCGCCTGTGGGAGCGCGAGGGCCGCGTGGTGCTCGCGGGCGAGGAGTGGCTGGAGGACGACGCGGCCTGGCTTGGGTGGACCGTGCTGCCCCCGTGGAACGAGGACCGGGTGGACCGCCAGGTTCGCTACCTGGGCATGGCGTCGCACGACCTGCGAGGCTCGCTGGCGAACATCCGCTCGTATGCGGCGCTGTTGCTCAATGGCCGCGTGCCGCTCGAGCCCAAGGCGCAGCGCGGCCTGGAGACCATCCTGCGCAACGCGGACCGGGCGCTCGCCTTCTCGCAGGACTTCTTCGACGCGAGCCGCGCGGACCTCGGCTCGCTCGCGTGTGAGCGGGAGCACCAGGCGCTGCTGCCCGTGCTGGAGGCCGCCGTGGCCCGTGCTCGCCCGGCGACCGAGGGGGCTCACGTCTCACTGGGGCTGGACGCCCCCCTGCCGCTGCCCGAGGTCGAGATGGACGCAGGTCGCATCCAGCACGCGGTGGAGGCGTACGTGCACCACCACCTGCTGCATGCCCAACCTGGAGAGCGCATCCGCGTGAGCGCCCTGCCCGCGGGCTCCCGAGTGCGCGTGGCGGTCCGGCGCGACGGCGTCGCGCTTCCCGAGCAGGATGCTGCCGCCATCTTCCTGCGCGAGGAGCGCGCGTTCCGCGAGCGCAAGCTGGAGGATCCGCTCCGCGTCCACCTCGCCCGACAGGAGATTGAAGCGCACGGTGGCACCGTCGGCGTGGAGACGGATGCACAGGGCAGCACGCTCTACTTCACGCTGCCTGTAGAGGCGCCACTTCAACCTGGTCCACCAGCGACCATCCAGGCGTGA
- a CDS encoding zinc ABC transporter substrate-binding protein: MRFISQLAALCAAVVSLFAAPALAELKVVATLPDLAALAKAVGGDKVEVQSLALPTQDPHFVDAKPNLALALNRADLLIADGLDLEIGWLPTLQIGARNKKIQTGNPGHLDASQFVRVLEAPTVKVDRSQGDVHPGGNPHFTYDPRAALAVAKGIEARMEQLDAANAATYKANLEKFSRELEAARTGWEKRLAGLRGAPVIAYHKTTAYLQDWLGFDTIEFLEPKPGIPPNPSHVAQVLTVGKTKKARLVLREEYYPDGTARLVASKIPAPLVVIPGGTDFRGGQTYLQHMEDFVTKLEQGLAGKGN; this comes from the coding sequence ATGCGATTCATCTCTCAGCTCGCGGCCCTGTGTGCCGCTGTCGTGTCCCTCTTCGCCGCGCCCGCGCTGGCGGAACTCAAGGTCGTCGCCACCCTTCCTGACCTCGCCGCGCTGGCGAAGGCGGTGGGCGGAGACAAGGTGGAGGTCCAGTCCCTGGCCCTCCCCACGCAGGATCCCCACTTCGTGGACGCCAAGCCCAACCTCGCGCTGGCCCTCAACCGCGCGGACCTGCTCATCGCCGACGGTCTGGATCTGGAGATCGGTTGGTTGCCCACGCTGCAGATCGGCGCTCGCAACAAGAAGATCCAGACGGGCAACCCCGGCCACCTGGACGCGTCCCAGTTCGTCCGCGTCCTGGAGGCGCCCACCGTAAAGGTGGACCGCAGCCAGGGCGATGTGCACCCCGGCGGCAATCCGCACTTCACCTATGACCCGCGCGCGGCGCTCGCGGTGGCGAAGGGCATCGAGGCGCGCATGGAGCAGCTCGATGCCGCGAACGCCGCGACCTACAAGGCCAACCTGGAGAAGTTCAGCCGTGAGTTGGAGGCGGCGCGCACGGGCTGGGAGAAGCGACTCGCGGGCCTGCGCGGCGCCCCCGTCATCGCGTACCACAAGACGACGGCGTACCTGCAGGACTGGCTCGGGTTCGACACCATCGAGTTCCTCGAGCCCAAGCCCGGCATCCCGCCCAACCCGTCGCACGTGGCCCAGGTGCTCACCGTGGGCAAGACCAAGAAGGCGCGCCTGGTGCTGCGCGAGGAGTACTACCCCGACGGCACCGCGCGCCTCGTCGCCTCCAAGATTCCCGCGCCGCTCGTCGTGATTCCCGGTGGCACCGACTTCCGCGGAGGGCAGACGTACCTCCAGCACATGGAGGACTTCGTGACGAAGCTCGAACAGGGCCTCGCCGGGAAGGGCAACTGA
- a CDS encoding sigma-70 family RNA polymerase sigma factor, which translates to MANSTKYAAEGLSQYLRHLGGHQQLTREQEYELARLARKGDESARQTLASSNLAFVVAVAKKFANRGARLDDLVQEGNVGLMKAIEHFDPKKNVRFATYAVWWIRAYITRYLKDNRSQVRGGEAERGSMVDFSLDATIDEEGETTFLDRIEDNGPSPQDTFLSREQDTEIQEALAKVRKRIGDLGWDILTERLTQDKPLTLEELGQRWGVSRERVRQVELKTKNFLERYLSAFNENEEHTATADAA; encoded by the coding sequence ATGGCCAACTCGACGAAGTATGCGGCAGAGGGACTGTCGCAATACCTGCGTCACCTGGGGGGGCACCAGCAATTGACGCGCGAGCAGGAGTACGAGCTGGCGCGGCTGGCGCGGAAGGGTGACGAGAGCGCTCGGCAGACGCTCGCCAGTTCCAACCTGGCGTTCGTGGTCGCGGTCGCCAAGAAGTTCGCAAATCGCGGTGCACGCCTGGATGACCTCGTCCAGGAAGGCAACGTGGGCCTCATGAAGGCGATCGAACATTTCGATCCCAAAAAGAATGTGCGTTTTGCCACGTACGCGGTGTGGTGGATTCGGGCCTACATCACCCGCTACTTGAAGGACAACCGCAGCCAGGTGCGCGGCGGCGAAGCAGAGCGTGGCAGCATGGTGGACTTCTCGCTGGACGCCACCATCGACGAGGAAGGCGAGACGACCTTCCTGGATCGCATCGAGGACAACGGCCCCTCGCCTCAGGACACGTTCCTGTCGCGCGAGCAGGACACGGAGATCCAGGAGGCCCTCGCCAAGGTCCGCAAGCGCATCGGCGACCTGGGCTGGGACATCCTCACGGAGCGGCTTACTCAGGACAAGCCGCTCACGCTGGAAGAGCTGGGGCAGCGCTGGGGTGTGTCGCGCGAGCGCGTGCGCCAGGTCGAGCTGAAGACGAAGAACTTCCTGGAGCGCTACCTCTCCGCGTTCAACGAGAACGAGGAGCACACGGCCACGGCGGACGCCGCCTGA
- a CDS encoding response regulator, whose amino-acid sequence MEAWHWQRIGETALSSLNGQQPGSPVVLVVDDDPDILEALSEILEAEGFEIRRARNGKEALERLEPDPPRLILLDLMMPVMDGWEFAHRMRQNPDVASIPLIVLSADRNVGSKAADIGAVGHLAKPFELNDLLEMVRNSLTPAVANTGA is encoded by the coding sequence ATGGAAGCTTGGCACTGGCAGCGCATCGGGGAGACGGCTCTGAGCTCGCTCAATGGACAGCAACCTGGCTCGCCTGTGGTCCTCGTCGTGGACGATGACCCCGATATCCTCGAAGCCCTCTCGGAGATCCTGGAGGCCGAGGGCTTTGAGATTCGCCGCGCTCGCAACGGCAAGGAAGCCCTGGAGCGATTGGAGCCGGATCCACCGCGCCTCATCCTGCTCGACCTGATGATGCCGGTGATGGATGGCTGGGAGTTCGCGCATCGCATGCGGCAGAACCCGGACGTCGCATCCATTCCGCTCATCGTGCTCAGCGCGGATCGCAACGTGGGCAGCAAGGCCGCGGACATCGGGGCCGTGGGCCACCTCGCCAAGCCCTTCGAGCTGAACGACCTGTTGGAAATGGTTCGCAACTCCCTGACGCCCGCCGTCGCGAACACGGGGGCGTGA
- a CDS encoding zinc-regulated TonB-dependent outer membrane receptor — protein MSFPSRQVPGVLMGIALALGLCGSAARAQQPQSSPPSDNSPPPESSTEAPTLSPEDMAEIESAVGKDSSGKPPASSGASPASPTATDDSGITPLKLPSALSGGNNLLDLSFILDIAAAGFSSKEPLQGGGHDPTSNGFNLQQLELSIGSVVDPYFRFDSNLVFSQFGVEIEEAYVTTLDLPANLQLRAGQFLTRFGRINSTHPHTWDFVDQPFVISRDFGGEGNRGLGVEASWLTPLPWYVEVVGSTTDAKGEGTARSFFGAANERVLSPWDLQYTGALKQFFPLSDDLSLLWGLSAATGPNPTGYRNHTSIYGTDVYLKFRPIRAESSQQLVFQAEVLYRRRQVPDDLLTDWGGYAQTVWRFAKRWGTGVRYEFGTPAHNRAGLVAEDPLDPEWTTNRQRISAQVTYWPTEFSRLRLQAATDRVGWRDTPDYSAFLALEVVTGAHGAHAF, from the coding sequence GTGTCATTTCCGTCGCGCCAGGTTCCTGGCGTTCTCATGGGCATTGCGCTCGCCCTGGGCCTGTGTGGCTCGGCCGCGCGCGCCCAGCAGCCGCAGTCTTCCCCTCCCTCCGACAACTCCCCGCCTCCTGAATCGAGCACCGAGGCCCCCACCCTGAGTCCCGAGGACATGGCGGAGATTGAATCCGCCGTGGGCAAGGACAGCTCCGGCAAGCCACCGGCAAGCTCGGGGGCCTCACCTGCCTCACCCACCGCGACGGATGACTCGGGGATAACGCCCCTGAAGCTTCCGTCTGCGCTGAGTGGCGGCAACAACCTCCTGGACCTGAGCTTCATCCTCGACATCGCTGCGGCGGGCTTTTCCTCCAAGGAGCCCTTGCAAGGCGGCGGGCACGACCCCACCTCCAACGGGTTCAACCTCCAGCAACTGGAGCTGTCCATCGGCTCGGTGGTGGATCCGTACTTCCGCTTCGACAGCAACCTCGTCTTCAGCCAGTTCGGCGTGGAGATTGAAGAGGCCTACGTCACCACCCTGGACCTTCCGGCCAACCTTCAGCTTCGCGCCGGACAGTTCCTCACCCGCTTCGGCCGCATCAACTCCACGCATCCCCACACGTGGGACTTCGTGGACCAGCCGTTCGTCATCAGCCGGGACTTTGGCGGCGAGGGCAACCGAGGGCTGGGCGTGGAAGCCTCCTGGCTCACCCCGCTGCCCTGGTACGTCGAGGTCGTCGGCAGCACCACCGACGCGAAGGGCGAAGGCACCGCGCGCAGCTTCTTCGGCGCGGCGAACGAGCGGGTGCTCTCGCCCTGGGATCTTCAGTACACGGGCGCCCTCAAACAGTTCTTCCCGCTGAGCGATGACCTGTCCCTGCTCTGGGGCCTGTCCGCCGCCACGGGGCCGAATCCCACCGGGTACCGCAACCACACCAGCATCTACGGGACGGACGTGTATCTGAAGTTCCGCCCCATCCGCGCCGAGAGTTCCCAGCAGCTCGTGTTCCAAGCGGAGGTCCTCTACCGCCGGCGCCAGGTTCCGGACGACCTGCTCACGGACTGGGGCGGCTACGCGCAGACGGTGTGGCGCTTCGCCAAGCGGTGGGGCACGGGCGTGCGCTACGAGTTCGGGACGCCCGCGCACAATCGCGCGGGGCTCGTCGCGGAGGATCCGCTCGATCCCGAGTGGACTACCAACCGCCAGCGCATCTCCGCGCAGGTGACGTACTGGCCCACCGAGTTCTCGCGCCTGCGCCTGCAGGCCGCCACGGACCGGGTGGGCTGGCGCGACACGCCAGACTACTCGGCCTTTCTCGCGCTTGAAGTCGTGACGGGTGCCCACGGCGCCCATGCCTTCTGA
- a CDS encoding twin-arginine translocase TatA/TatE family subunit yields the protein MGLKLPELILIFAALLLLFGGSRLPQLGASLGSAIRNFKRGFSGDEHQDAPEEKKTGALASASSVEKDVAAKSHSHQG from the coding sequence ATGGGACTGAAGCTGCCTGAGTTGATTCTGATTTTCGCGGCGCTGCTGCTGCTGTTCGGGGGCTCGCGTCTGCCGCAGCTCGGCGCCTCGCTGGGAAGCGCCATCCGCAACTTCAAGCGCGGATTCAGCGGGGATGAGCACCAGGATGCGCCCGAGGAGAAGAAGACCGGCGCGCTGGCCAGCGCCTCGTCCGTCGAGAAGGACGTCGCGGCCAAGTCTCACAGCCACCAGGGTTGA
- a CDS encoding GTP cyclohydrolase I — protein sequence MKWRCEATRSSWTLRVASPPSERWPTPGSRHPVPSSRVRRRPAPSSRASAGAARPDPTAMAAAVGQFLRAAGLPLEDANLVDTPERVAEAWVHEFLDGYLQTPESALGETFPAPPDSSGEMVVVTDLRFHSMCPHHLLPFTGRAHVAYVPGSRVVGFGRLSALVDCFAHRLILQEDLARHVAGSLARVLGSPATACIIEAEQSCLRLRGDHQRDATTHAEAYEGRLRRDGPLRRELWARLGARR from the coding sequence ATGAAGTGGCGATGCGAGGCGACGAGATCCTCGTGGACGCTTCGGGTAGCTTCCCCGCCGTCTGAACGCTGGCCAACGCCAGGGAGTCGCCACCCCGTGCCTTCGTCCCGAGTCCGTCGTCGTCCCGCCCCCTCGTCGCGCGCGTCCGCTGGAGCCGCGAGGCCCGATCCGACCGCGATGGCCGCGGCGGTGGGGCAGTTCCTGCGTGCCGCGGGGCTCCCGCTGGAGGACGCCAATCTGGTGGACACCCCGGAGCGTGTGGCCGAGGCCTGGGTGCACGAGTTCCTGGACGGCTATCTCCAGACGCCTGAGTCCGCCCTGGGCGAGACCTTCCCCGCGCCGCCGGATTCCTCCGGGGAGATGGTCGTGGTGACGGACCTGCGCTTCCATTCCATGTGCCCGCATCACCTGCTGCCCTTCACGGGGCGCGCGCACGTGGCCTATGTGCCGGGCTCGCGTGTGGTGGGCTTCGGTCGTCTCTCCGCGTTGGTGGACTGCTTCGCCCACCGGCTCATCCTCCAAGAGGATCTCGCTCGCCACGTGGCCGGTTCGCTGGCCCGCGTGCTCGGAAGTCCCGCCACCGCCTGCATCATCGAGGCGGAGCAGTCCTGCCTGCGCCTGCGTGGCGATCACCAGCGGGACGCCACCACGCATGCGGAGGCCTATGAAGGACGCCTTCGGCGCGATGGACCGCTGCGGCGTGAGTTGTGGGCTCGACTGGGAGCGCGGCGATGA